The Candidatus Woesearchaeota archaeon genome has a window encoding:
- a CDS encoding YkgJ family cysteine cluster protein — translation MTITRETKEEEIVELGKIECGDCDHCCRFGGGYLLPGEIKEISKNLKLSEDEFKKNHLEEAEKFNTKLFRFKSIKIKNNYGPCIFLENKKCAINEFKPLYCRIGTCSKDGEEIVKWFDLNFCVNANDPESVRQYASFLKSSNAIEGGKLGELIKDEKRLKEILSYEMLK, via the coding sequence ATGACTATTACAAGAGAAACAAAAGAAGAAGAAATTGTAGAATTAGGCAAAATAGAATGCGGAGACTGCGATCACTGCTGCCGCTTTGGAGGCGGTTATCTGCTGCCTGGAGAGATCAAAGAAATTTCAAAAAATTTGAAATTAAGCGAGGATGAGTTCAAAAAAAACCATTTGGAAGAAGCAGAAAAGTTCAACACAAAATTATTCCGCTTTAAGTCAATAAAAATAAAAAACAATTACGGGCCGTGCATTTTTTTAGAAAATAAAAAATGCGCAATAAACGAGTTCAAGCCGCTATACTGCAGAATAGGAACGTGCAGCAAAGACGGCGAAGAGATAGTGAAATGGTTTGACTTGAATTTTTGCGTGAATGCAAATGACCCGGAATCAGTAAGGCAGTATGCATCGTTCCTAAAATCAAGCAATGCAATAGAAGGCGGCAAGTTAGGGGAGCTAATAAAAGACGAAAAAAGGCTGAAAGAAATTTTAAGTTATGAAATGTTGAAATAA
- the grpE gene encoding nucleotide exchange factor GrpE produces MIEKSENKNKEKELKDNLDFNKHLSEKDSKIKELTELLQRLQADFENYKKRAEKEKCDLAGYTACKLVSQFLPILDSFELALKNDQDHQKFVKGVELIYSQFYSLMEDFGLTPIETVGKKFDPYEHEALLSEKSDKDEDIILEELQKGYKLGDVVIRHSKVKVSKK; encoded by the coding sequence ATGATTGAAAAATCAGAGAATAAAAACAAAGAAAAAGAACTGAAAGATAACTTGGATTTCAATAAACACTTATCAGAAAAAGACAGCAAAATAAAAGAATTAACAGAATTATTGCAGAGGCTGCAGGCTGATTTTGAAAACTATAAAAAAAGGGCTGAAAAAGAGAAATGCGATCTTGCAGGATATACTGCATGCAAGCTTGTTTCGCAGTTTTTGCCAATACTGGACAGCTTTGAGCTTGCATTGAAGAATGACCAGGATCATCAGAAATTTGTAAAAGGCGTTGAGCTTATTTACTCGCAGTTTTATTCGTTAATGGAAGATTTTGGATTAACTCCGATTGAGACAGTTGGAAAGAAGTTTGATCCTTACGAGCATGAAGCTTTATTGAGCGAAAAATCAGACAAGGATGAGGATATTATTTTGGAAGAGCTGCAGAAGGGCTACAAGCTGGGAGATGTTGTGATCAGGCACAGCAAAGTGAAGGTGAGCAAAAAATGA
- the dnaK gene encoding molecular chaperone DnaK: MGKEKIIGIDLGTSNSAAAFLEAGRPKIIPSSEGVTAYGKAFPSHVAFTKDGQLLVGEPARRQAVSNHEGTVSAFKRKMGTTFKYNIRGKEYTPQQLSAFLLQKIKKDAEEFLGEKIEKAVITCPAYFDDNQRQATKDAGTIAGLEVVRIVNEPTAACLAYGLDKAHQEFKILVFDLGGGTLDVTIMEFGQGVFEVKSTSGDTQLGGTDMDNLIVDFIVSEFKKQEGVDLSKDKMAMQRLREAGEKAKIELSNVIETDINLPFITATNEGPKHLQLKLTRAKLEQIIDPIIKRCKHPLEQAISDAKLAAKDIGKIILVGGPTRMPIVQKFVEDFVGKKAERGVDPMECVAMGAAIQAGVLAGEVKDILLLDVTPLTLGIETLGSIRTPLIERNATIPTKKSQVFSTAADSQTAVTIHVLQGERPMATDNKSLGRFDLVGIPPAPRGIPQIEVTFDIDANGILHVTAKDLGTGKQQSIKIIAPNKLNEADVERMRKEAEAHAEEDKKHKEDVEIINNADTLIYTTEKLFKEFEGKVKEDELNDVKKEINELKELMKAEKKDVDAIKKKFEEINEKIQKLSTELYQRVSEERAKAQQSDTQQNGAGPDYVNPGDIPEEEQEQPKKKDKVVDAEVVKEKDEKNNKKKK, from the coding sequence ATGGGAAAGGAAAAAATAATCGGAATTGATCTTGGAACATCAAACTCAGCAGCAGCATTCTTGGAAGCCGGAAGGCCGAAGATAATACCGAGCAGCGAGGGCGTTACAGCATATGGAAAGGCATTTCCTAGCCATGTTGCATTTACAAAAGACGGGCAGCTGTTAGTTGGAGAGCCCGCCAGAAGGCAGGCTGTTTCCAATCATGAAGGAACAGTCTCTGCATTCAAAAGAAAAATGGGGACAACATTCAAATATAATATCAGGGGCAAAGAATACACGCCTCAGCAATTATCTGCATTTTTGCTGCAAAAGATAAAAAAAGATGCTGAAGAATTCTTAGGCGAGAAAATAGAAAAGGCTGTCATAACCTGCCCTGCTTATTTTGATGACAACCAAAGGCAGGCAACTAAAGATGCCGGGACAATTGCAGGATTGGAAGTTGTAAGAATAGTAAATGAGCCGACTGCCGCATGCCTTGCTTATGGCTTGGATAAAGCTCATCAGGAATTCAAGATACTTGTTTTTGATTTGGGCGGCGGAACTTTAGATGTTACAATAATGGAATTCGGCCAGGGTGTTTTTGAGGTTAAATCCACATCCGGCGATACGCAGCTTGGCGGAACTGATATGGATAATTTAATTGTTGATTTTATAGTTTCTGAATTCAAAAAGCAGGAAGGAGTTGATTTAAGCAAAGATAAGATGGCAATGCAGCGCCTTAGAGAAGCAGGGGAAAAGGCAAAGATAGAGCTTTCAAATGTTATTGAAACAGACATCAATCTTCCATTTATAACAGCAACAAATGAAGGCCCGAAGCATTTGCAGCTCAAGCTGACAAGGGCAAAGCTGGAGCAGATCATTGATCCAATCATAAAGAGATGCAAACACCCTCTGGAACAGGCAATTTCTGATGCAAAGCTTGCAGCAAAAGATATTGGCAAGATTATTTTAGTCGGTGGACCTACAAGAATGCCCATTGTTCAGAAATTTGTCGAGGATTTCGTTGGCAAGAAAGCTGAAAGAGGGGTTGACCCGATGGAATGCGTTGCAATGGGTGCAGCAATACAGGCAGGCGTATTAGCTGGAGAAGTTAAAGACATTTTATTGCTTGATGTTACTCCGTTGACATTGGGAATTGAAACATTGGGCAGCATAAGGACTCCGCTTATAGAAAGAAATGCAACAATCCCGACAAAGAAGAGCCAGGTATTTTCAACAGCTGCCGACAGCCAGACTGCAGTTACAATACATGTTTTGCAGGGTGAAAGGCCTATGGCTACTGACAACAAGAGCTTGGGGAGGTTTGATTTAGTTGGCATACCGCCTGCGCCAAGGGGAATTCCTCAAATTGAAGTTACATTTGACATTGATGCTAATGGGATATTGCATGTTACTGCAAAAGACCTTGGAACAGGGAAGCAGCAGTCAATCAAGATAATTGCGCCAAACAAACTAAATGAAGCAGATGTTGAAAGAATGAGGAAAGAAGCAGAAGCGCATGCTGAAGAGGATAAAAAACACAAAGAAGATGTCGAGATCATCAATAACGCGGATACATTGATCTACACAACAGAAAAGTTGTTCAAGGAATTCGAAGGCAAAGTAAAAGAAGACGAGCTTAATGATGTGAAAAAGGAAATAAATGAATTGAAAGAGCTGATGAAAGCTGAGAAGAAAGATGTTGATGCAATAAAGAAAAAGTTTGAAGAGATAAATGAGAAAATACAGAAATTAAGCACTGAACTGTATCAAAGGGTTTCAGAAGAAAGGGCTAAGGCGCAGCAGAGTGATACGCAGCAAAATGGAGCAGGCCCTGATTACGTCAATCCAGGAGACATTCCTGAAGAAGAGCAAGAGCAGCCTAAAAAGAAAGATAAAGTTGTTGATGCAGAGGTTGTAAAAGAGAAAGATGAGAAAAATAATAAAAAGAAAAAATAA
- a CDS encoding winged helix-turn-helix domain-containing protein, whose product MAPTFKFTIISSNKPVEKNINRELQWLGSSLGLFNLRDKDSSCFRIFVEFVKSAKTKKPLSSDEVAYKLDLTRGTVVHHMNKLMEAGIITHEGRKYLLRVDKLEVLIDEIENDAKRAYEDLKKIAKDVDKWIGL is encoded by the coding sequence ATGGCGCCAACATTTAAATTCACCATAATAAGCTCCAACAAGCCTGTTGAAAAGAACATTAATCGTGAACTGCAATGGCTGGGCAGCTCTCTTGGCCTGTTCAATCTCCGCGACAAGGACAGCAGCTGCTTCCGAATCTTTGTTGAGTTTGTGAAAAGCGCCAAAACAAAGAAGCCGCTGTCAAGCGATGAAGTCGCTTATAAGCTTGACCTGACCAGGGGAACTGTTGTGCATCATATGAACAAGCTCATGGAAGCAGGAATTATCACGCACGAAGGAAGGAAATACCTGCTGAGGGTTGACAAGCTGGAAGTTCTTATTGATGAGATCGAGAATGATGCAAAAAGGGCTTATGAAGATCTGAAAAAGATAGCAAAGGATGTTGACAAGTGGATTGGATTGTAG